In Microbacterium enclense, one genomic interval encodes:
- a CDS encoding serine hydrolase → MSTEHLHGRADERLIEAVARLDAALASDPELSFQAAAFHRGVPVLDVWGGRDVREDSVLVPFSVTKNTIGITVGLLVERGLLDLDDLVADHWPEFAAAGKQRVTVRQLLSHQAGLPQTDPPLDRFDALDQPTAAARLASTRPVWHPGSAFGYHGVTIGNLGAELVHRVTGRTMHAFYEDEIRAPHDLDFFLGLPADQEHRRVDLQPMTPPAAGAGDRRATALGVRVFGSAPPTPEFANDPRSWRYGHPATSGTGSARGIARLLAAAVTGVDGAAPFLSADTVAQIGRQQVHGYDEVLGQHDRAHAIVFQKPTAAMPFGGVNAFGHDGAAGGLACVDPETGIAFAWTIVRGAWPGGGDPRAVALAAELGRLFAD, encoded by the coding sequence GTGAGCACGGAGCATCTGCACGGTCGTGCCGACGAGCGGCTGATCGAGGCGGTCGCGCGCCTCGACGCCGCCCTGGCGAGCGACCCCGAGCTGTCGTTCCAGGCCGCCGCGTTCCACCGCGGCGTGCCCGTGCTGGACGTGTGGGGCGGTCGCGACGTCCGCGAGGACTCGGTGCTCGTGCCGTTCTCGGTCACGAAGAACACCATCGGCATCACGGTCGGACTCCTCGTCGAACGCGGCCTGCTCGACCTCGACGATCTCGTCGCCGACCATTGGCCCGAGTTCGCCGCGGCGGGCAAGCAGCGCGTCACCGTGCGGCAGCTGCTCTCGCACCAGGCGGGCCTGCCGCAGACCGATCCCCCGCTGGACCGCTTCGACGCGCTCGACCAGCCGACCGCGGCCGCACGCCTGGCCTCGACCCGGCCGGTCTGGCATCCGGGGAGCGCTTTCGGCTATCACGGGGTGACGATCGGCAACCTGGGTGCCGAGCTCGTGCACCGGGTGACGGGTCGCACGATGCACGCGTTCTACGAGGACGAGATCCGCGCCCCGCACGACCTGGACTTCTTCCTCGGCCTCCCCGCCGATCAGGAGCACCGCCGCGTCGACCTGCAGCCCATGACGCCCCCGGCGGCCGGCGCGGGCGACCGCCGCGCGACGGCCCTCGGCGTGCGCGTCTTCGGCAGCGCCCCGCCGACCCCCGAGTTCGCCAACGACCCGCGCAGCTGGCGCTACGGCCACCCGGCGACCTCGGGCACCGGCAGCGCCCGCGGTATCGCTCGCCTGCTCGCGGCGGCCGTCACCGGTGTCGACGGTGCCGCGCCCTTCCTCTCGGCCGACACCGTCGCGCAGATCGGGCGGCAGCAGGTGCACGGCTACGACGAGGTGCTCGGTCAGCACGACCGCGCCCACGCGATCGTGTTCCAGAAGCCGACCGCGGCCATGCCCTTCGGCGGTGTGAACGCGTTCGGCCACGACGGGGCCGCGGGCGGCCTCGCGTGCGTCGACCCCGAGACCGGCATCGCCTTCGCGTGGACCATCGTGCGCGGCGCCTGGCCCGGCGGCGGCGACCCCCGCGCGGTGGCCCTGGCCGCCGAGCTCGGTCGCCTCTTCGCCGACTGA